CGAATCTCGAACATCGGCTCCCCAATTTCGTTCTTAAGAATATAAGAAGGATTGAAAACATATCCCGATAACATTCCTATGATAGGAAGTTCACCAAACAGACCGTCCCAAAACTTTGTCCATGGATTCTTTTCCGTAATCGTATGATCGTGTTTATCGGCTTCATCGATTAAATTAAAGGTGGAACGCCACAGCGATTTGATAGTCTTTCTCCGCACTTTACCTATCACGCGTTTGTCGTGATCATAGATCGTAAATGTCTGCTGAAAATCTATGAGCTTATTGGAGATAAACTCATACAACATCTCGCTCTTCGACCGATCACGATAGACCGTAATATGGTCACGCCATTTGAAAATCTTCTCCCGAACGTAGTAGATAGTGTTGCCATCGCCGTCCGTCGCTTCAAAGTCGTTCGACAGTGTCGTAACTCGAAACTTAAAGTGTATTGGGTATTTGAGGTCCCTCATATGTAAATTTATACCCTAAAATAGAAATAATCCTAGTATTTCCATTTCAATTTGTCAAACAATTTAGACCATAACCAAACCGGTCCTATTGCCAATAACTTAATAAACGAACTAGCGTACTTATTATCCTTATTCTTATTGCCCGCCAAGAACATAATCAACAGTCCTATTACCGCGATGATCGAACAAACCAATACAACTGAAGGACCGCCATCGCGTTCAACATACTCCAGTTGCACAATGAAAAAACTCATAATCCCAATGCAGAATAAGACCGCGTAGGACAAAGTAGGAGCTAATTTCAAATAGCAGTACACAACGATAGCAATAAAAAAGGATCCCCAATTCAAAAAGGTATGAGCATTCATCTTAACTAGAAAATCAAACTGTGGAAACGGTATCATCCAGATTAATCCCATGATACCAAAGAACGCTAGAGTAAGACCTATGCTGAGCGCTGTTATATTCGAATTTCCATAGGATTGGTCGAGCTCATAAAAATATTTCTCTACCGGACGGTTAAACTGTGGTGCTTTGTTCGCTTGTTTGGCCTGCTTTTTCATGCGGCAAAAATAAGGATTAAAATAAACATAATTCACCGAAGGTCAAATTATGACTATTTATTGAACAGAAAGCTGTAGAACACAAAAAAGGGCCGTCATTAAAACTGACAGCCCTCTCAAAAATTCAAATAAAAATCTATTTTGCATAAGACACAGAACGTGTCTCACGAATAACAGTTACTTTAATCTGACCAGGATAAGTCATCTCGGTCTGAATTCTGTTTGAAATATCCGCAGCTAAAATCTCAGCTTGTGCATCAGAAACTTTCTCACTCTCAACCACAACGCGAAGCTCACGTCCTGCTTGAATAGCAAATGTTTTCTCAACACCCGGATAAGAAAGTGCTAAATCTTCTAGCTCTTTCAATCTTTTGATGTAACTTTCCACCACTTCGCGGCGAGCTCCAGGACGAGCACCTGAAATAGCATCACACGCCTGTACAATCGGAGAAATCATCGATGTCATCTCGATCTCGTCGTGGTGAGCACCAATAGCATTACACACATCAGGATGCTCTTTATATTTCTCAGCCAATTGCATACCTAAAATCGCGTGAGGCAATTCCGGATTATCATCGGGCACTTTACCGATATCGTGCAATAAGCCAGCACGTTTAGCATGTTTAACATTCAATCCTAACTCAGATGCCATAGTAGCTGCGAAGTTAGCAACCTCACGAGAGTGCTGTAATAGGTTCTGTCCATAAGACGAACGATAGCGCATTCTACCTACCATACGGATTAATTCCGGATGTAAGCCGTGAATACCCAAGTCAATCACTGTACGCTCCCCGATTTCCACAATCTCATCTTCAATCTGCGTACGAGTCTTCGCCACTACCTCTTCAATACGTGCGGGGTGGATACGACCATCCGTTACTAATCTATGTAATGATAAACGAGCAATTTCACGACGTACCGGGTCGAAGCCAGATAAGATAATAGCCTCAGGTGTATCATCAACGATAATCTCCACACCGGTAGCAGCCTCTAGCGCGCGGATGTTACGTCCTTCGCGACCAATGATACGACCTTTGATCTCGTCGTTCTCAATATTGAAAATAGATACTGTATTCTCGATTGCAGCTTCTGTCGCTGTACGCTGGATAGTTTGGATTACTACCTTCTTTGCTTCTTTAGAAGCGGTTAATTTAGCCTCATCCACAATATCCTTGATCTGGATAATCGCTTGCGAACGTGCTTCCTCGCGTAAAGAGTTAACCAACTGCTCTTTCGCTTCGTCAGCAGAAAGACCAGCAATACTTTCCAATTGCTTAATGTGTTGACCTTTTAATTGCTCAACTTCTTCTTTTTTCTTTTCGTTCAATTCAACCAACTGATCAAGCTTCTTTGATTTATTATCTAAATCCTGCTTCTCACGGTTCAAATTCTCCAATTTCTGGTTCAATGACTGTTCCTTTTGGCGAATCGTATTCTCTTTCTGAGCGACTGTATTATTACGCTGGCTTACTTCTTTCTCATGCTCAGCCTTCAATTGCAAAAACTTCTCTTTTGCTTCTAGCTGACGTTGCTTTTTGTTATGCTCAGCTTGTTGTTCTGCATCTTTGATAATTTGTGCTGCCTTTTCATGAGCAGTTTGCTCCTGTTTTTTGAAAAGCATCTGCAACAAATATCGTCCAATAAACACACCCACAACAAGTGATATTATTATTGATATAGTGGTTGATATCTCCATTTTTTATGATTTATATATGTTAATGTAATAGCGATTTTTTCCAAAAAAAAACCGCAATTAAATTATCAGGTATCTAATATTATTAAACTTCGATTACACATGATTTGAGCGTTTGATCATGACCTAGGTGGCTTTCGCAAAATGGCCTTCATCTGTATATTGCTCGTGATATTGAAGCGTTAAGTTTAAAATAGTGACAACCCGAATTTAATTGCGGCAAATTCGTCGTTATAAGCTCTAAATGTAAGAACGGAAACGTTTTATTTTGAAAAGAAACTTGTCAACATATCATCCAATTCATGAACCGCATTTTCAATACCAGAGTCTTGGCTCTGTGCATTTTTCTCAGCTTTAATCATCCCTGTAGCATATTGCAATACACACATAGACAATAAATCCTGCTTATCACGAACTGCATAATTATCTTGCAATTCTTTTATTTTTTCGTTTATTAACTTCGCTGCATAACGAATAACTTCCTCCTCTTCCGTTTCAACGCGAAGTGGATATACTCGATCAGCGATATTTATTTTTATGGAAATTTCTCCCATGTTTCTTGAGCTTAAAAACGTAACAAGTCCTAACCTAAACCTCTTCCTCTACTTCAAAAGACTTATACATTTGTCTATTTCTCGCACAAAATCGTTAATTTTTTGTTTTGTGTCAAGTATTTTTTCATTTATGGCTTCTTTATCGACCGATGAATCATCCAATGTTTTAGCTACAGCTAAAGCTTTCACTTTCTCTTCCAGCTGTTTAACCTTATCAGAACTCGTATCGAACGCCACTTGCAAAGATTGAACTTCTAATTTCAATAAGTCGTTTTCTTCTTGCAAGGCTTCACACAATTGAATTAGATTTTTCGTTTTCTCAACGATAATATTCATTTGGGAAGATAATGACGCCATATATATTTCGCAATTTAATGTGAATTAGCGCACCGATGCGCCAACCTCTTTCTCAAAGTTAATAATTAATTTTTGAATTATGCCATCAATTTGTTTATCGGTCAAAGTTTTATCCTCGTCCTGCAAAACAAAGCTTAAAGCATAGGATTTCTTGCCTTCAGGCAACTTATCACCTTTGTAAACATCAAAAATACCAACCTCTTTTAAGAGCTTTTTTTCCGTTCTATTTGCGATTAAACGCAACTGCTCAAAACTTACAGCCTCATCCAATAATAGAGCTAAATCGCGACGCACAGAAGGGAATTTTGAAACCTCTTTGTATGTAATTTTGTTCTTCTTGATCACCTTCAACAACAAGTCCCAATCGAACTGAGCAAAGAAAACAGCACCATCAACGTCTGCCTTTTTAAGGTTCGCTTTCGCTACGGCACCAAAGGAAACCAAAGCCTTCTCCCCTTTGCGATAAGTCAATCCAAAATCAAAATACGTTCCTTCGTAATCTTCAACGCGGATGCCCTCAATCTTTAAACGCTTGATAATCGCATCTACAGCCGATTTGATGTTGTAAAAACTCACGGCATCCGATTTCGTATTCCACTGCTCAGGCTCGTTCTTACCAGCGATCGCCAAAGACAACAATTGCTTCTCTGCATACCAATCGCCATCGGTATTATACGACTTGCCAAGCTCGAATAACTTGAGGTCGCCATTCTTACGCTTTTGGTTATAACCAATGGCTGTCAACGATGAAAACAACAGATTCTGACGCATACAGTCTAAGTCACTGCTCAATGGATTCAACAACTTAACCGCCGTTTCCGGGTTCTCCATATACTCAGACTTGGTCAATGAGTTCGAAAGGATCTCACGGTATCCATTGCTAATTAACAAATCAGCAATCTGATTTAAAACAACCTCTCTATCAGGCTTTTCTGAAGTATTAAGTGAAGCCTTAATTTGTGTATTCAACTCGATATTGTTATATCCGTAAATACGCAACACTTCCTCAACAACATCTACCTCTCTTGTCACATCCACCTTATAAGGCGGCACGACAACATCAAAGCCTTCTGTTGTTTCATTCTTGATTCCTATACCTAAATTGACAATGATGTCACGAATGGTTTCCGCGGGAATCGCCTTCCCAATTACCCTTTGGATATTTTTATAAGTAACAGGAAATTCAAATGGTTGAATCGGCTCCGGATAAAGATCGACGATAGTCGAAGAAATCTGCCCGCCAGCAACCTCAGCGATTAATTTCGCTGCTTTTTTCAATGCTAAAACAGTGATATCCGGATTCACACCACGTTCAAAACGGAAGGATGAATCTGTCTTTAAGCTGTGACGCTTCGAAGTCTTACGAACGCTTACCGGATTAAAATACGCCGATTCTAAGAAAATAGAAGTCGTTTCCTCCTTCACTCCAGACTCCGCGCCACCAAAGACACCCGCGATACACATCGGCTTTTCAGCATCGGCAATTACTAAATCGTCCGCTGAAAGCTTACGCTCAACAGCATCCAAAGTAACAAAGACCTCACCTTCAAAAGCCTTACGAACAATAACCTGATTACCAGCAATCTTATCCGCATCAAACGCATGTAAAGGTTGACCTAAATCATGTAAAATATAATTCGTTACGTCGACAATATTATTGATCGAACGAACGCCAATTGCATTTAATTTATTCTTTAACCATTCCGGTGATTCAGCGACTTTAATACCAGTGATATTAACACCAGCATAACGTGGAGCATCCGCATATGAGTCAACACGCACTGAAGTACCTGCAACCGATCCGGCAACAACGTCATCTACCTCCACCGCATTTACCGGAATCTTGAAATAAGCAGCAAGATCACGAGCGACACCTAAATGCGAAGCAGCATCCGCACGGTTTGGAGTCAACCCTATTTCATAAGCAAAATCATCTTCCATGTTGAAGTATGATTTAACCAAAGAACCTACAACCGCATCCTCCGCTAACTCAACGATACCCGCATGTGAACTGCCTAAGCCAATTTCATCCTCGCCACAAAGCATCCCTTCAGAAACTTCACCACGAATCTTCGATTTCGTAATTTTAAAAGGTTCACCGTTAGTAGGGTGACAAGTCGTTCCTACCGGAGCGACAATAACTTTCAACCCTGTTCTAACATTCGGAGCACCACAAACAATATGCAAAGGCTCGCCAGAACCGATAGTAACCGTTGTAACTTTAAGTTTGTCAGCGTTCGGATGTTGTTCACATGTCAACACCTCGCCCACTACTAAACCTTCTAAGCCACCTGGAATACTTTGTTCTACCTCTAAAGATTCAACCTCTAACCCAATGTCTGTCAGGATTAACGATAATTCTTCAGGGGTTTTATCGATTTGTATAAAATTCTTTAACCAATTATATGAAATTCTCATCGTATCGTTTTTGCAAAGCACAAAGATAGGACTTTGTGCCGAAAACAAGGGCTAAAATCACTACAATCTTGTAGCGAAATAGCCGTTTATTGTTGTTTTTATAGATTAATCGGAGTCAATAAAAATCAGACGGCCTTACTCGCCAAAATATCTAATTCGCATAAGCGCTCTAAATGCTGGTAGTCCAGTCCATAATAGCTTTTTAAGCTTGCTAATTTCGCCAGTATTTCCTGTTGTCGATCAACAGAAATAGCCTTCTTCTCTGCAACAATCATCACATTCTTAGGCGTATGCTGATCTGAAACAAATTGCATAACCTTGGTGTCATAACCAAAATAGTTCAGGATCAATGCGCGAATACTATCCGTAAGCATTTCCGCATGGCGCTCCATGAAAATCCCGTATTGGGTCATAAAGTCCAAATCATTCTTGGCTTTAATGCGCTCCAAAGAACGGCGTACCTGCTTGTGGCAACAAGGTGCCACAACAATCAGCGAAGCCTCGTCTTTAATCCCTTTATAGATCGCATCGTCTGTTGCCGTATCACAAGCATGTAGGGCTATGAGAACATCGATATTCTTGTCGGAAGTATAATTCTCGATGGTTCCTTCCTCAAAGTGCAATTGGCTGAACCCTGCGCGCTCTGCAATTGTATTGCACAGCTCAACCAGATCCTGCCTAAACTCTACACCCACCACCGAAACATCACGTTTCAGTTCCGAGTGCAGGTAATCATATAGGGCAAAGGTCAAATAACCCTTTCCAGCACCCATATCTACGATGCGTAAGTTACGCTCTTTTGGAAGGTTGGCCAGCGAACCACTCAATATCTCTATATAATGGTTAATCTGCTTCCATTTATCCTGCGCATTTTTATATACCTGACCATTAGCATCAGTAAGCTTCAAATCCTGCAAATAGGATTTCGATGAATCTTGAAGTCTGCGCTCCTTTTGTTTATCGTGTTTTAAATCTACCTCAACAGCATTAGAAGACGCTCTTCTAAAACCCGTCCATTCCGCTTTCTTATTCATCTGCATGTCCAACTGCTCGTCAATAGTCTGCAAGACCACCGAACGGAATCCCTTAAAATGCACAGCCTCGACCAATGCGTCAAAGCCATCGCGAAGGCTATAATTCTTTGTGATATCACGAGTCTGATAACGATAGACAAAGGACATTTTCAACTCACGTTTAATTTCTACAAGCTTGACATACAGATTCTTCAAACCAGCTTCTTGCCCCTTATAGTTACTCAACGTAAGCTTAACTAATGTTTTATCTTTTATACTTCGTTTTAATAGCTCGATGAAATCTTGGTATATTGCCATGTCTTAAGAATTTGAAACAAAGATAGGAATCATCAGCCTAAAACGTACCTTTGTATATGCAAAACCCAATTGTTAAAGCCGTCTTCTTTGATATCGACGGTACATTAATCAGCTTTAAAACACACAAAGTCCCAGAATCTACGGTTGAAGCAATTAAGGAACTACAAAGCAAAGGCATTAAAACAATTCTTTCTACCGGCAGATCGATCAATAGCATCGACCATGTGAAATTTCTAGATTTTGATGGATTTATCACGTTCAACGGCGGATATTGCTTGACCAACACAAATGAAGTCTTATTCCGGAAAGCAATCGACAAGGAAGATATCCAATCGGTGATGGACTATGCAAAGCAGAAGCCACTGAGCTTTTCTTTCATGTCGGAGCAAGAAATAACCATTCACGACGTGACACCCGAGATCGCGGGGATGTATGCTCACTTGAATCTTCCAGTTCCCAAACTGGTGGATATGGATTTAGTAGATACCAGCAGTATTTTGCAAACCAACATATTTTTAGGACCAGATGAGGAAGAAGAATTCATGAACTCAGTCATGCCGAACTCTTTAGCTTCCCGATGGACACCGCTTTTTGCCGACGTAAATCCGAAAGGATTGAGTAAGAAAGTCGGAATTGATATTTTCTGTAAGCATTTCGGAATTGATATCGAACATACTATGGCTTTTGGTGATGGTGGAAATGATATCAGCATGCTCCAGCATGTGAAAGTTGGCGTTGCGATGGGAAATGCAAATCCGGAGGTTAAGGCAATTGCCGATTATACGACCGATGAAGTCGATGACAACGGCATTTGGAATGCATTAAAGAAATTTGGCGTGATTTAGTATTAAAATCGGTTAAAACGACCTCAAATATACCTTTTGCTAGGTATATAGAGTTCGCCGCTGATACCATATTTTTGAATAGAAGAACTTAGATTATATCTATAGTTTGGATTACTTTTACTGAAAAGGGGCCGATGTGAATCAGCCCCTTTAGTTTTTTTCTCAAAATGTGAGTTTTTTTATACTACGATATCTTCTTTAGCAACAAGATAACGTTCTGCCTCCAGAGCAGCCATACAGCCGGTTCCGGCAGCAGTAATCGCTTGGCGGAAGATATGATCCTGCACATCTCCACAAGCAAATACCCCAGGGATATTCGTTGCTGTGCTATCAGGTTTTGTGATCAAGTAACCTGTCTCGTCCATATCCAATATTCCTTGGAACAATTCCGTATTCGGTTTATGACCGATCGCTACGAAAAATCCCGTAATATCTAAATCAGTAAGTGCTTTCGTTTGGTTATTGATCACGCGTAATCCAGTTACTACCTGTCCGTCACCTAAAACTTCTTGCGCTTCTGTATTGTATAACACTTCGATATTTGGCGTATTCATGACACGATGAACCATTGCTTTAGAAGCACGGAACTCATCTCTGCGCACCAACATATAAACTTTATTACAAAGTTTTGCTAGGTAAGTTGCCTCCTCAGCAGCAGTATCGCCAGCACCTACGATAGCGACATCTTGATTCTTGAAGAAAAATCCATCACATACCGCACATGCAGATACACCAAAACCATTATATTTTTGCTCCGAATCTAAGCCTAACCATTTCGCTGTTGCACCAGTAGCGATAATCACAGTATCAGCAGTAAGTGTTTTGATTCCATCGATCTCTACGGTATGAATACCGCCATCGATAGAAAAGTCTACTTTTGTCGCATAGCCAAAACGTACTGACGTACCGAAACGCTCCGCTTGCGCACGTAAATCCTCCATCATAACCGGCCCGGTAATTCCTTTTGGGTAACCTGGGAAGTTATCAACTTCAGTTGTTTGTGTTAATTGTCCACCCGGTACCATTCCTGTGTAAACTACAGGTTTTAAATCCGCGCGTGCAGCGTAAATTGCTGCAGTATAACCTGCAGGACCTGAACCAATAATCAGGCAGCCTACGTGTTCTACTTCTTGTTCTGTATTATTCATAATCTTTATTTATATCTTCTACTTCTTAAATTTCCCTTGCAATTGCGCCAGCATATCCGACGTAATTGGTTTGGGCTCTTCACGCTTCACGGGGCGTTTGAACTCCCCCTTCTCCGTGGAAACAGCAGGCTTCGCAGCCTTCTTTGTATTTTTATAATTGGTCCAGATTTCTTCTAAAACTTGTTTCGTGTACAATGGAAAATCACCATTTTGCATCCACGCATAGTAACTTGGCTCCACTTCAAAAACATCAGTAACCTTCTTGCCTTTGTGTTTCCCGAAATTGATCGACGGGTCGCCATCCTCATCATATACGATACGTCCGGCAAAGTCTACCGGCTTGCTCAAATTAGTGAAAG
The DNA window shown above is from Sphingobacterium hotanense and carries:
- the trxB gene encoding thioredoxin-disulfide reductase, yielding MNNTEQEVEHVGCLIIGSGPAGYTAAIYAARADLKPVVYTGMVPGGQLTQTTEVDNFPGYPKGITGPVMMEDLRAQAERFGTSVRFGYATKVDFSIDGGIHTVEIDGIKTLTADTVIIATGATAKWLGLDSEQKYNGFGVSACAVCDGFFFKNQDVAIVGAGDTAAEEATYLAKLCNKVYMLVRRDEFRASKAMVHRVMNTPNIEVLYNTEAQEVLGDGQVVTGLRVINNQTKALTDLDITGFFVAIGHKPNTELFQGILDMDETGYLITKPDSTATNIPGVFACGDVQDHIFRQAITAAGTGCMAALEAERYLVAKEDIVV
- the rny gene encoding ribonuclease Y is translated as MEISTTISIIISLVVGVFIGRYLLQMLFKKQEQTAHEKAAQIIKDAEQQAEHNKKQRQLEAKEKFLQLKAEHEKEVSQRNNTVAQKENTIRQKEQSLNQKLENLNREKQDLDNKSKKLDQLVELNEKKKEEVEQLKGQHIKQLESIAGLSADEAKEQLVNSLREEARSQAIIQIKDIVDEAKLTASKEAKKVVIQTIQRTATEAAIENTVSIFNIENDEIKGRIIGREGRNIRALEAATGVEIIVDDTPEAIILSGFDPVRREIARLSLHRLVTDGRIHPARIEEVVAKTRTQIEDEIVEIGERTVIDLGIHGLHPELIRMVGRMRYRSSYGQNLLQHSREVANFAATMASELGLNVKHAKRAGLLHDIGKVPDDNPELPHAILGMQLAEKYKEHPDVCNAIGAHHDEIEMTSMISPIVQACDAISGARPGARREVVESYIKRLKELEDLALSYPGVEKTFAIQAGRELRVVVESEKVSDAQAEILAADISNRIQTEMTYPGQIKVTVIRETRSVSYAK
- a CDS encoding LURP-one-related/scramblase family protein; protein product: MRDLKYPIHFKFRVTTLSNDFEATDGDGNTIYYVREKIFKWRDHITVYRDRSKSEMLYEFISNKLIDFQQTFTIYDHDKRVIGKVRRKTIKSLWRSTFNLIDEADKHDHTITEKNPWTKFWDGLFGELPIIGMLSGYVFNPSYILKNEIGEPMFEIRKEPSFFGRKFTVYKQTTKDIDDERFVLSLMLMVMTERTNG
- a CDS encoding class I SAM-dependent methyltransferase, with the protein product MAIYQDFIELLKRSIKDKTLVKLTLSNYKGQEAGLKNLYVKLVEIKRELKMSFVYRYQTRDITKNYSLRDGFDALVEAVHFKGFRSVVLQTIDEQLDMQMNKKAEWTGFRRASSNAVEVDLKHDKQKERRLQDSSKSYLQDLKLTDANGQVYKNAQDKWKQINHYIEILSGSLANLPKERNLRIVDMGAGKGYLTFALYDYLHSELKRDVSVVGVEFRQDLVELCNTIAERAGFSQLHFEEGTIENYTSDKNIDVLIALHACDTATDDAIYKGIKDEASLIVVAPCCHKQVRRSLERIKAKNDLDFMTQYGIFMERHAEMLTDSIRALILNYFGYDTKVMQFVSDQHTPKNVMIVAEKKAISVDRQQEILAKLASLKSYYGLDYQHLERLCELDILASKAV
- a CDS encoding cell division protein ZapA, which gives rise to MGEISIKINIADRVYPLRVETEEEEVIRYAAKLINEKIKELQDNYAVRDKQDLLSMCVLQYATGMIKAEKNAQSQDSGIENAVHELDDMLTSFFSK
- a CDS encoding Cof-type HAD-IIB family hydrolase, whose product is MQNPIVKAVFFDIDGTLISFKTHKVPESTVEAIKELQSKGIKTILSTGRSINSIDHVKFLDFDGFITFNGGYCLTNTNEVLFRKAIDKEDIQSVMDYAKQKPLSFSFMSEQEITIHDVTPEIAGMYAHLNLPVPKLVDMDLVDTSSILQTNIFLGPDEEEEFMNSVMPNSLASRWTPLFADVNPKGLSKKVGIDIFCKHFGIDIEHTMAFGDGGNDISMLQHVKVGVAMGNANPEVKAIADYTTDEVDDNGIWNALKKFGVI
- the pheT gene encoding phenylalanine--tRNA ligase subunit beta; translation: MRISYNWLKNFIQIDKTPEELSLILTDIGLEVESLEVEQSIPGGLEGLVVGEVLTCEQHPNADKLKVTTVTIGSGEPLHIVCGAPNVRTGLKVIVAPVGTTCHPTNGEPFKITKSKIRGEVSEGMLCGEDEIGLGSSHAGIVELAEDAVVGSLVKSYFNMEDDFAYEIGLTPNRADAASHLGVARDLAAYFKIPVNAVEVDDVVAGSVAGTSVRVDSYADAPRYAGVNITGIKVAESPEWLKNKLNAIGVRSINNIVDVTNYILHDLGQPLHAFDADKIAGNQVIVRKAFEGEVFVTLDAVERKLSADDLVIADAEKPMCIAGVFGGAESGVKEETTSIFLESAYFNPVSVRKTSKRHSLKTDSSFRFERGVNPDITVLALKKAAKLIAEVAGGQISSTIVDLYPEPIQPFEFPVTYKNIQRVIGKAIPAETIRDIIVNLGIGIKNETTEGFDVVVPPYKVDVTREVDVVEEVLRIYGYNNIELNTQIKASLNTSEKPDREVVLNQIADLLISNGYREILSNSLTKSEYMENPETAVKLLNPLSSDLDCMRQNLLFSSLTAIGYNQKRKNGDLKLFELGKSYNTDGDWYAEKQLLSLAIAGKNEPEQWNTKSDAVSFYNIKSAVDAIIKRLKIEGIRVEDYEGTYFDFGLTYRKGEKALVSFGAVAKANLKKADVDGAVFFAQFDWDLLLKVIKKNKITYKEVSKFPSVRRDLALLLDEAVSFEQLRLIANRTEKKLLKEVGIFDVYKGDKLPEGKKSYALSFVLQDEDKTLTDKQIDGIIQKLIINFEKEVGASVR